TATGCAGGTGTTGGGGGCTAATATTCTGGCACGCCCGATGGCTGATGCCTGGAGTTTGAGAATTGATAGTCCTGCGATAGCTGGCAGAATTTTACTGCCAAAAGATTTAAAAAATACAGAAATACAAGGCCGTTTTCAACACTTTACTTTTGTACCTGGTGAGTCTTCAATCTCACAAAGTATAGAACCGGCTAAGGTGCCACCGCTTAATTTATTGTTCCAGGATTTTAGTTATGAACAAAGACATTTAGGTAAGCTAACATTGGTGACTTTCCCAGAGAACAATACACTGGTAATTGAAAAATTAGCGTTAGATACCCCTAATTTAAATCTTTCAGCCCGTGGACGTTGGCAAGGCAGTGCTAACCGCCAGCAGACTACCCTCAATGGTAATATTAAAAGTAATAATATAGGAGCAGCATTGAAATCTTGGCAAGTAACCAATAGTCTTGAAAGCGGGGAAGGTACGGCCACTTTTGCGTTATCTTGGCCAGCTGCAGCCTATAAATACAGCTCTGCAATTTTAAACGGCAGTTTTTCATTCAGTTTCAACAAAGGACGCATTGTCAATATCAGCCAGGGGACTGAAGCGGAAATGGGAATTGGGCGTATTTTGAATTTATTAAGCCTGCAGAGTTTGCCAAGGCGGTTGGCGCTTGATTTTAGTGACTTGTTTTCAAAGGGATTTACCTTTGATACTATGAGGGGAGATTTTGCCATAACTAGGGGCAATATGACGACTAATAATACTTATTTAAACGGCCCCATTGCAAAAGTCGAAGCCCAAGGGCGTATAGGATTGGCGGCTAAAGATTACAACCTGGTTATGACTATTACCCCTTATGTGACATCTAATATACCTGTTATTGCCACTATTGCCGGCGGTCCAATCGTGGGAGCAGCAGCCTGGGTGGCTAACAAAATATTTGGCGGTATAGTAAACAAGATGACCAGTCATGCTTATAGCGTGCAAGGTTCATGGGCTAAACCCATTATTGAAAAATTAACCACTTTAGAACGACGCAGTCAACCGCAGTTTAGTACTGTAACTTCATCACCTAATACAGTGGGAACTTAAAACATGGAAGAAAAATTTTCTCAACAAAAACTAGCTTGGTTATTGTGGATCATTTTCACAATTGGCATCTGTATTTTGATTACTGCTACCGGCAATAGCCATACTGTCAGTTTAAATTACTGGTTAGCTGGCAACCATTGGTTACAGGGAAAGCCATTATATTCTTTAAAAGGTGCGGGATTTATTTATTTCCCACAATCGGCAATATTATATACGCCATTAGCGCTACTACCATTTGCTTTGAGTGAAATTTGTTGGCGAGTTATATCATTAGCTGTGTTTGCTTTGGGGTTAAATTGTTTTGCTAGCATGCTCAAACATAGTGCTTTCAATCAGGTTAGAATTGGGACAAGTTATCAGTATATTAAATCACAAGGATTTTTTTTCCTGTTACTGACTATCATTACTCTACCACTGGCATTTTCCTCAGCTCGTAATGGTCAAATGCATCTAGTTCTTTGTGGAATGCTATTAGGAGCATTATACAAGTTCAGTTTGCGGCAGTGGTGGAAATCTGCTGGGTTATTGCTGATTGCATTTGCATTGAAACCTACGGCAATTGTATTGTTGCTCATGTTAGGTGCATTATATTGGGCTATGGGTTGGCGTTTATTTGTTGGTTTGTTGGCATTAGTCCTATTGCCTTTCTTTACACAATCTTCTAGTTATGTTTGGCATCAATATACAAACAGTATTATGTCTTTTCAGATGACAGTTGAAGGAGGTTCATATGGAAATTGGGCACAAGTATTCAATGCATTGTCTCAATTTGGTTTGGTGATGTCGCAAAATCTGCAAACAGTCATTCGTCTTATTTTGGCAGTGGGAATTTTTTGTCTAGGATATTTAATAAAGAGACGTTATTCGCTAAATGAAGTCGCATTGTGGATCTTTGTGTTATCTATTTGTTATTTATTATTGTTCAATCCCAGAACAGAAAGTAATGGTTATTTTATGCTGGCGCCGGCAATTGGTTTTATCATGAGCCGGGCCATTGTTAGAAAACAATATTTGCTGGTTAGTTCTTTGGTCTTGTATTTAGTACTCACTTTTTTGGGATATTATATCACTCGTGCCTTGACCCCTGGCCACCCAGCCTGGCTTGATCCGCTGTTAGGGTCATTATTTTTTGTTTTGGTATTGATTGAAATTTTTAAGATGTTATTTCAGAAGAAATTTTTTTTAGCAACGAATAGCCTGTCACCCTGAGCGCAAGCGAAGGAGTTTATTATGTACGGGAAGAATTAAATGAACCCATCAATCAAAATAGCCCATGATGCATT
The nucleotide sequence above comes from Gammaproteobacteria bacterium. Encoded proteins:
- a CDS encoding glycosyltransferase family 87 protein → MEEKFSQQKLAWLLWIIFTIGICILITATGNSHTVSLNYWLAGNHWLQGKPLYSLKGAGFIYFPQSAILYTPLALLPFALSEICWRVISLAVFALGLNCFASMLKHSAFNQVRIGTSYQYIKSQGFFFLLLTIITLPLAFSSARNGQMHLVLCGMLLGALYKFSLRQWWKSAGLLLIAFALKPTAIVLLLMLGALYWAMGWRLFVGLLALVLLPFFTQSSSYVWHQYTNSIMSFQMTVEGGSYGNWAQVFNALSQFGLVMSQNLQTVIRLILAVGIFCLGYLIKRRYSLNEVALWIFVLSICYLLLFNPRTESNGYFMLAPAIGFIMSRAIVRKQYLLVSSLVLYLVLTFLGYYITRALTPGHPAWLDPLLGSLFFVLVLIEIFKMLFQKKFFLATNSLSP